Proteins co-encoded in one Glandiceps talaboti chromosome 22, keGlaTala1.1, whole genome shotgun sequence genomic window:
- the LOC144452421 gene encoding histamine N-methyltransferase-like, protein MTEVKSIYEDMDYYFRSFNQFKAKVDIDKIMEQWHKQWPVITNKFQFDASSEEQIRMITIGSGEGDVECNIFPSLLKRHPKVHVKVIEPSAESIELFKQRATKLQEIHPGLTIDWCCKTFEDYLESMSDKEKLNEKFHLVLSGHSLYYMEKWRAAVDDMFNLVKQGGILVITLCNGESSCGRLFQKYRIIGGSEMHTLTTSDIKAHLKASEKKLEAYPRILPVNIDSIIDDVASEEGSLLLDFIIQRSHFRDTAPPTLFDEVMAFIKSEMEVDTSGVHWLHADEEELVVMK, encoded by the exons ATGACAGAAGTTAAGAGTATCTATGAAGATATGGACTACTATTTCAGATCTTTTAACCAGTTCAAAGCCAAGGTTGACATTGACAAGATTATGGAGCAATGGCATAAACAGTGGCCAGTGATAACCAATAAATTTCAATTCGATGCAAGCAGTGAGGAACAGATTAGAATGATTACAATTGGCTCTGGagaag GTGACGTGGAATGCAACATTTTCCCCTCCTTGTTGAAGCGACACCCAAAAGTGCACGTTAAGGTCATTGAACCTAGTGCAGAATCGATAGAGCTGTTCAAACAGAGAGCAACCAAACTACAAGAAATTCATCCAGGCTTGACCATCGACTGGTGCTGTAAAACGTTCGAGGATTATCTGGAAAGCATGTCAGATAAGGAGAAGCTGAATGAGAAGTTTCACTTAGTTTTGTCCGGACATAGTTTGTATTATATGGAGAAATGGAGAGCAGCTGTAGATGACATGTTTAATCTTGTTAAGCAAGGAGGGATACTTGTAATCACTCTCTGTAATGGGGAAA GTTCATGTGGTCGACTCTTCCAGAAGTATCGTATTATTGGGGGCAGTGAGATGCATACACTGACAACATCTGATATCAAAGCACACTTGAAGGCCAGCGAGAAAAAATTGGAGGCTTACCCTCGAATATTACCAGTTAATATCGATAGCATTATTGATGATGTGGCGTCTGAAGAAGGATCGTTGCTGCTCGACTTTATCATACAACGGAGTCATTTCAGAGATACTGCTCCTCCTACTCTTTTTGACGAAGTCATGGCATTCATCAAAAGTGAGATGGAGGTTGACACATCTGGTGTTCACTGGTTACATGCCGACGAAGAGGAATTGGTtgtgatgaaataa